One window of the Phycisphaerae bacterium genome contains the following:
- a CDS encoding segregation/condensation protein A, translated as MSEYRINLDVFAGPLDLLLYLVRKEEVDIYDIPLAKVTAEYLRYVEMLKLFDIELAGEFLVMAATLMEIKSAMLLPKDELDAMEQDLGDPRGELIRQLLEYKKFKDAANALKISAESQQQKFSRSDNIISSLQPKTEPELDLDQINIWDLLSAFDSMMKATGNVMDMSHITDDTPIDLYQIEVLHRLQSEGAMSFTRIFEGKKNRLVMIGLFLAVLELVREKLIAAEQAPGGAGKQGMPIYLRALTDEPAEQAVHDAMMSDAVEENQPQQNIPIESIEMAPSESGTKIPIEEFDNRQGAQVKEDQIEQSEVKNSDF; from the coding sequence GTGTCTGAATATAGAATAAATCTCGATGTTTTCGCAGGTCCGCTGGATTTGCTGTTGTATCTTGTCCGCAAGGAAGAGGTCGATATCTACGATATTCCATTGGCGAAGGTTACCGCCGAATATCTGCGCTATGTCGAGATGCTCAAACTGTTCGATATTGAATTGGCGGGCGAATTTCTCGTAATGGCGGCGACGCTGATGGAAATTAAATCGGCTATGCTGCTTCCGAAAGACGAGCTTGACGCGATGGAGCAGGACCTCGGCGACCCGCGGGGCGAACTTATCAGGCAATTGCTCGAATATAAAAAATTTAAGGATGCCGCCAATGCACTGAAAATTTCCGCTGAGAGCCAGCAGCAAAAGTTCTCGCGCAGCGATAACATTATTTCCAGCCTGCAGCCAAAGACGGAGCCGGAACTGGACCTTGACCAGATAAATATCTGGGACCTGCTCAGTGCCTTTGACTCCATGATGAAGGCGACCGGTAATGTAATGGATATGAGCCATATTACCGACGATACGCCGATAGACCTTTACCAGATAGAAGTTCTTCACCGCCTGCAGAGCGAAGGGGCGATGAGTTTTACCAGGATTTTCGAAGGTAAAAAAAACAGACTGGTTATGATTGGACTCTTTCTCGCTGTCCTGGAACTGGTGAGAGAAAAACTTATAGCCGCCGAACAGGCACCCGGCGGGGCAGGCAAACAGGGAATGCCTATTTATTTAAGGGCACTGACCGATGAGCCTGCCGAGCAGGCCGTTCACGACGCGATGATGTCCGATGCTGTCGAGGAAAACCAGCCGCAGCAGAATATACCAATTGAATCGATCGAAATGGCCCCTTCCGAGTCAGGCACAAAGATACCGATAGAAGAATTTGACAATCGGCAGGGGGCACAGGTCAAAGAAGACCAAATTGAACAGTCTGAAGTGAAAAACAGCGATTTTTAA
- the trpS gene encoding tryptophan--tRNA ligase, protein MRVLSGIQPSGRLHIGNFFGAMRQHLQLQAENEGFYFIADYHALTSGPKPDDLRQNQLAVAMDYLALGLDTDKTVFWRQSDVPQVTELAWILSCITPMGLLQRCVSFKEKVAQGILPNHGLFAYPVLQAADILIFDSQLVPVGADQKQHIEVTRDIAGYFNNTYGETFVMPKDYILESVAVVPGIDGRKMSKSYDNTIEIFEPESSVKKKVMKIVTDSTPVESPKDPTRCNVFALLKLVASTDELAEWEKKYRQGGTGYGDVKKRLAELLIEYFKPYRQKRAELEKNVDYVREVLKKGAVRAAAVADKTLKKARKAVGLE, encoded by the coding sequence TTGAGAGTATTGTCAGGCATTCAGCCGTCCGGCAGGCTGCATATAGGCAACTTCTTCGGAGCGATGAGGCAGCACCTGCAGCTTCAGGCGGAAAATGAAGGTTTTTATTTCATTGCTGACTATCACGCCCTGACCAGCGGCCCCAAGCCTGACGACCTCAGGCAGAATCAGCTTGCCGTCGCTATGGACTATCTGGCTCTCGGTCTTGATACCGATAAAACGGTTTTCTGGCGTCAGTCGGACGTGCCGCAGGTGACAGAGCTTGCCTGGATATTATCCTGTATTACGCCGATGGGTCTGCTGCAAAGATGCGTCAGCTTTAAGGAAAAAGTCGCACAGGGCATTCTTCCCAATCACGGTCTTTTCGCATATCCGGTTCTGCAGGCGGCGGATATTCTTATTTTCGACAGCCAGCTTGTACCAGTCGGCGCAGACCAGAAACAGCATATCGAAGTTACACGGGATATCGCAGGATATTTTAATAATACTTACGGCGAAACATTTGTTATGCCGAAGGATTATATTCTCGAATCAGTAGCTGTTGTGCCGGGCATCGACGGCCGAAAGATGAGCAAAAGCTACGATAATACAATTGAAATTTTCGAGCCGGAAAGTTCCGTAAAGAAAAAGGTAATGAAAATTGTTACCGACTCTACGCCGGTTGAATCTCCGAAAGACCCGACCAGGTGCAATGTCTTTGCGCTTTTGAAATTAGTCGCCTCGACGGATGAATTGGCCGAGTGGGAAAAGAAATACCGGCAGGGCGGAACGGGTTATGGAGATGTGAAGAAGAGACTTGCAGAATTACTGATTGAATATTTCAAGCCTTACAGGCAGAAAAGAGCCGAGCTTGAAAAAAATGTTGATTATGTACGGGAAGTTCTCAAAAAAGGAGCTGTAAGGGCGGCGGCAGTTGCTGATAAAACCCTGAAAAAGGCGCGTAAAGCGGTTGGACTCGAATAA
- the lon gene encoding endopeptidase La, with amino-acid sequence MSEKLRLVDIVNIDPVFEGEHSDSSEKPKEIDLPEVIGILPIRNAVVFPGTVTPLAVGRDKSRKLLEESKTGDSIIGLVAQKSPNIDNPTLNDLYKVGTASSILKVVKLPHGTVNVIVHGLIRFKIVELVSSEPYLKVRIEPLTSKTKITKKLQALMVSVRDAANKVINLSLNVPEEASILLENIETPSALADFLAANLSVTLAEKQYLLEELDAKKRLEKISLALANQLDVLELSHKIQGQVKQSVEKNQREYFLQEQLKAIQTELGQDDKRTEDTKILKEKIKKAKMPEKVEAEALAELDRLIRTPQASPDYGVIRTYLDWVCEMPWSIKTIDSMDIRKAQRILKKDHYGLEKVKKRVLEFLAVRKLNPSGKSPILCFLGPPGVGKTSLGKSIARAMNRKFVRISLGGIRDEADIRGHRRTYIGALPGRILQELRKCGSKNPVFMLDEMDKIGIDFRGDPASALLEVLDPEQNNTFTDHYLDQPFDLSSVMFIGTANYTEPIPPALMDRMELIELPGYTENEKLNIAKKYLIPRQLAENGLRKNKLKITDDATRTIIRSYTAEAGVRNLERNIAAICRSIATEIAKGSRRPATITKEHLHKILGPIRHESELAMRTAVPGVATGLAYTPFGGEILFVESASMPGKGQLILTGQIGEVMKESAQAAFSVVKENSKSLGINPTHFSKQDYHIHVPAGAVPKDGPSAGAAMFVSIVSLLTNIPARPGIAMTGEITLKGLILPIGGLKEKILAAKQAGIKMVILPFRNKKDMVEVPKEAKRGMKFVFVKKANEVLKYALQK; translated from the coding sequence ATGAGCGAAAAATTAAGACTTGTTGACATCGTAAATATAGACCCTGTCTTTGAGGGTGAACATTCGGACTCGTCCGAAAAACCGAAGGAAATCGACCTTCCGGAGGTTATCGGAATCCTGCCGATACGCAATGCCGTTGTATTCCCCGGAACGGTTACTCCGCTTGCTGTCGGACGCGACAAAAGCAGGAAACTGCTCGAAGAATCCAAAACAGGCGATTCTATAATCGGACTGGTGGCACAAAAAAGCCCTAATATCGATAATCCCACATTGAACGACCTTTATAAAGTCGGCACAGCTTCTTCGATTCTTAAAGTTGTCAAGCTCCCGCATGGTACGGTCAATGTTATTGTTCATGGCCTGATAAGGTTCAAAATTGTCGAGCTTGTTTCCAGTGAACCGTATCTTAAAGTCAGAATCGAACCGCTTACATCCAAAACAAAAATTACCAAAAAGCTTCAGGCTCTTATGGTAAGCGTCCGCGATGCCGCCAACAAAGTGATAAACTTAAGCCTTAATGTGCCGGAAGAGGCGTCTATTCTTCTCGAAAATATCGAAACCCCTTCTGCCCTGGCCGATTTCCTGGCCGCCAATCTTAGCGTTACGCTGGCGGAAAAACAATATCTCCTCGAAGAGCTTGACGCCAAAAAAAGGCTGGAAAAAATATCCCTCGCCCTTGCCAATCAATTGGACGTTCTTGAACTGAGCCATAAAATTCAGGGTCAGGTCAAACAGTCCGTAGAAAAAAATCAGCGTGAATATTTTCTGCAGGAACAGCTAAAGGCCATTCAAACCGAACTCGGCCAGGACGACAAAAGAACTGAAGACACAAAGATTTTGAAGGAAAAAATCAAAAAGGCGAAAATGCCTGAAAAAGTTGAGGCCGAGGCCCTTGCAGAACTCGACAGGCTGATTAGAACGCCGCAGGCTTCGCCCGACTACGGCGTAATCAGGACTTATCTCGACTGGGTATGCGAGATGCCGTGGAGCATAAAAACCATCGATTCGATGGACATCAGAAAAGCACAGAGGATACTGAAGAAGGACCATTATGGCCTTGAAAAAGTCAAAAAACGGGTACTTGAATTTCTGGCGGTGAGGAAACTTAATCCTTCCGGCAAAAGCCCGATTTTGTGCTTCCTCGGTCCTCCGGGCGTGGGCAAAACAAGTCTGGGCAAATCTATCGCCCGTGCGATGAACAGAAAATTCGTAAGAATATCGCTTGGCGGAATAAGAGACGAAGCCGATATCAGGGGTCATCGAAGAACCTATATAGGCGCTCTTCCGGGCAGAATTCTGCAGGAATTGAGAAAATGCGGCAGTAAAAATCCGGTATTTATGCTCGACGAGATGGACAAAATCGGCATTGATTTCAGAGGCGACCCTGCCAGTGCCCTGCTTGAGGTGCTCGACCCTGAGCAGAACAATACATTTACCGACCATTACCTTGACCAGCCTTTCGACCTGTCGAGCGTAATGTTCATCGGCACCGCCAATTACACAGAACCGATTCCCCCTGCCCTGATGGACAGGATGGAACTTATCGAACTGCCCGGCTATACCGAAAATGAGAAACTTAATATCGCAAAAAAATATCTTATCCCGCGTCAGTTGGCTGAGAATGGTTTGCGTAAAAACAAGCTCAAAATAACAGATGACGCGACAAGGACGATTATCCGCAGTTACACCGCCGAAGCAGGCGTTCGTAATCTTGAACGGAATATTGCGGCAATTTGCCGGTCTATTGCTACTGAGATAGCAAAGGGAAGCAGGCGGCCTGCGACAATTACAAAAGAGCATCTGCATAAAATTCTCGGCCCGATAAGACACGAATCCGAACTTGCGATGCGGACAGCCGTTCCCGGCGTGGCCACCGGCCTTGCTTATACGCCTTTCGGCGGCGAGATATTGTTTGTGGAATCCGCATCGATGCCGGGCAAGGGGCAGTTGATACTTACCGGCCAGATTGGCGAGGTAATGAAGGAAAGCGCACAGGCGGCATTTTCAGTTGTTAAGGAAAACAGCAAAAGTCTCGGCATTAATCCGACTCATTTTTCGAAGCAGGACTATCACATCCACGTTCCTGCCGGTGCTGTGCCGAAGGACGGCCCCAGTGCCGGTGCGGCGATGTTTGTTTCTATAGTTTCGCTTTTGACGAATATACCTGCCCGGCCGGGTATCGCAATGACGGGCGAAATAACGTTAAAAGGTCTTATTCTGCCTATTGGCGGACTGAAAGAGAAAATCCTCGCGGCGAAGCAGGCCGGGATAAAAATGGTTATCCTGCCCTTCAGGAACAAAAAAGATATGGTTGAAGTTCCGAAAGAGGCAAAAAGAGGAATGAAATTTGTCTTTGTAAAGAAGGCAAATGAAGTGCTTAAATATGCTTTGCAGAAATAG
- a CDS encoding ATP-binding cassette domain-containing protein, whose product MAIIGMQDISVGFGGRPLLEHINLQIEAGDRICLLGRNGVGKSTLMKIITGQVQPEQGDISRLPKLAITCLTQDVPNDLGGTVFELVSEGLGECGKLLAQYHLVSHQLALDHDNKSLLTRLDTLQHSLDTQNGWQMDRFVENIIENMELNADTQATSLSAGMKRRVLLAQAIVRNPDVLLLDEPTNHLDIETVTWIEDFLGSYKGTLIFVSHDRVFVRKLATRIIELDRGRAISYSCNYETFLVRRDIANEAQAVEDSLFDKKLAQEEVWIRKGIKARRTRNEGRVRALKKMRDERRKRREEIGNVRIQMKDVQQSGRLVIKAKDISFAYQPEKPIISNFSATIMRGDKIGVIGANGSGKTTLLRVLLNELTAQQGTVRYGTNLEIAYFDQLHAQLDYTKSVYENIAGGNKNVVINGKPRHVVGYLQDFLFTPDQSLSPLSNLSGGERNRLLLARLFAQPANVLVLDEPTNDLDIETLDLLEEFLLDYPGTVLMVSHDREFLNNVVTGIIAIEGNGVVNEYVGGYDDWLRQKKELSKPQSQNTPAKEIKAAPTKEKVRKLTFKEKKELKEVLVLIENLEAEQTQLHKAMADPALYKKGSEVVQVATHAGELKKELDKLYARWQELDSLQ is encoded by the coding sequence ATGGCAATAATAGGAATGCAGGATATAAGTGTTGGTTTTGGCGGTAGGCCATTGCTTGAACATATAAATTTGCAGATCGAGGCAGGCGACAGGATTTGTCTGCTCGGCCGCAATGGCGTAGGTAAATCTACGCTAATGAAGATCATCACAGGCCAGGTTCAGCCCGAACAAGGCGATATTTCACGTCTGCCGAAGCTTGCGATAACGTGCCTGACACAGGATGTGCCGAATGACCTGGGCGGGACGGTGTTTGAGCTTGTTTCCGAAGGGCTTGGGGAATGTGGAAAGCTGCTTGCGCAGTATCATCTTGTCAGTCATCAACTCGCCCTTGACCACGATAACAAATCGCTGCTGACCAGGCTTGATACATTGCAGCACTCGCTCGATACCCAAAACGGCTGGCAGATGGACAGGTTCGTCGAGAACATCATTGAAAATATGGAACTGAATGCTGATACCCAGGCAACGAGCCTTTCAGCCGGGATGAAACGGAGGGTATTGCTGGCACAGGCGATTGTTCGCAATCCCGATGTGCTGTTGCTTGATGAGCCGACTAATCATCTCGATATCGAAACGGTAACGTGGATTGAGGATTTTCTGGGCAGCTATAAAGGGACGCTGATTTTTGTCAGCCATGACCGGGTATTCGTAAGAAAACTTGCGACGCGTATCATCGAGCTTGATAGGGGCCGGGCGATAAGTTATTCCTGCAACTATGAAACATTCCTCGTTCGCAGGGATATCGCCAATGAAGCACAGGCTGTTGAGGATTCGCTGTTCGACAAAAAGCTTGCGCAGGAAGAAGTCTGGATTCGCAAGGGAATTAAGGCACGCCGGACACGAAACGAAGGTCGCGTACGGGCACTCAAGAAGATGCGAGATGAACGAAGAAAGCGAAGAGAAGAAATCGGAAATGTCAGAATTCAAATGAAGGATGTCCAGCAATCCGGCAGGCTGGTGATTAAGGCAAAGGACATTTCGTTTGCATATCAGCCGGAAAAACCGATTATTTCGAATTTTTCCGCGACTATTATGCGAGGCGACAAAATCGGTGTCATCGGGGCTAATGGCTCAGGGAAAACAACACTGCTGCGGGTGCTGCTTAATGAACTCACTGCCCAGCAAGGCACGGTACGTTACGGCACGAACCTCGAAATTGCGTATTTCGACCAATTGCACGCTCAGCTTGATTATACAAAATCCGTGTATGAAAATATCGCCGGCGGCAACAAGAATGTGGTGATTAACGGAAAGCCCCGGCACGTCGTCGGCTACCTTCAGGACTTTTTGTTTACGCCTGACCAGTCGCTGAGCCCGCTGTCGAATCTTTCCGGAGGCGAGCGGAATCGGCTTTTGCTGGCCAGACTTTTTGCGCAGCCGGCAAATGTACTCGTACTGGATGAGCCGACAAATGACCTTGATATCGAAACGCTGGATTTGCTCGAAGAATTTTTGCTCGACTATCCCGGGACGGTACTAATGGTAAGTCACGACCGAGAATTTTTAAATAACGTCGTTACCGGCATTATCGCTATAGAGGGCAATGGCGTTGTAAATGAATATGTCGGAGGCTATGACGACTGGCTACGTCAGAAAAAGGAATTGTCCAAACCCCAGTCTCAAAACACGCCGGCTAAAGAGATAAAAGCGGCGCCGACAAAAGAGAAGGTGCGAAAATTGACCTTTAAGGAAAAGAAGGAACTCAAAGAGGTGCTCGTTTTGATAGAAAACCTGGAAGCCGAGCAGACGCAATTGCACAAGGCGATGGCTGACCCGGCCCTTTATAAAAAAGGCTCGGAAGTCGTTCAGGTTGCTACCCACGCCGGAGAATTGAAAAAGGAACTTGATAAACTTTACGCCCGCTGGCAGGAACTGGATTCGCTGCAATAG
- a CDS encoding polysaccharide biosynthesis tyrosine autokinase, giving the protein MINNKQPASSVIRRSNPAFTASAAAMVITPKEILDILRRHVLLICILTFLGTATGTGLWFVLKRVAPKYTAKTYIEVLSPGQTDPTVIGSPIASKDVAYEFRFSKAALIKQQSMLQELIRRDAIRETLWFKGFGDNVLDVMDNLNKNMGAAADRNSNYILISMTCGNAQEAALIVNQMVDLFVKSQQSTAEAGTIAKLSELNQQENELRGKLQNLNNSLADIRRSTGETQLEGTGEGNFRHTITQKLASLEVEKVKLEADIEQIRTSVASYEERKVTDEIVQRDTENDSVVIGLIQRISNLEAELARKSTTLGENHREVQQIRELLRQTIAEKETRANIKAQQIRDSDVTTVRDQFVMITNRLAKLEELRAKTENDQRDLDNTRAEYDRILSDREETKNKLFATQEQISKYNLIKRDADTAKVRPMGLAPAPLERSSPLLIIYTPAGTFLGFLLGLGFAFLTEFLNELLRTPKDVMKYVTVPLLGMVTHKDLDSNTRKADMWTIVRQLPFSMMSECYRQFRTNLKVSVNAESQRVILVTSGNAEEGRTTVAVNLAATFAAESNKVLLIDANFRRPALGKIFPAIDEQDGGTQKQDNGLSSYLIGKSGIEEIIRPTGLSDTDVIDSGALPKNPAEMLGGKRMHELLEFAKQHYDRVIIDGPPTLVSDAKSLATQADGTVLVFNTAITKRGTAQRIVRELKEINTNILGAVLVGVRVLKGGYFGEMIESYREYRDANAEQLAGQIS; this is encoded by the coding sequence ATGATAAATAACAAGCAGCCTGCATCATCGGTTATCCGGCGTTCCAATCCGGCATTTACTGCTTCGGCAGCAGCAATGGTGATAACACCAAAAGAGATATTGGACATTCTTCGTCGACACGTTCTGCTTATTTGCATTTTGACGTTTCTCGGAACTGCTACTGGAACAGGCCTTTGGTTTGTTCTTAAAAGAGTTGCACCAAAATACACAGCAAAGACTTATATCGAAGTGTTATCTCCTGGACAAACAGACCCTACAGTCATCGGCAGTCCTATTGCCAGCAAAGATGTAGCCTATGAATTCAGATTCTCAAAAGCAGCTTTGATAAAGCAGCAGAGTATGCTTCAGGAACTGATTCGCAGGGATGCAATACGTGAGACCCTATGGTTTAAAGGGTTTGGAGACAATGTTCTGGATGTTATGGATAACCTTAACAAGAATATGGGAGCGGCAGCAGACAGAAACAGCAATTACATATTAATAAGCATGACTTGCGGTAATGCTCAGGAGGCGGCTCTTATTGTTAATCAAATGGTTGATTTATTCGTGAAATCCCAGCAGAGTACCGCTGAAGCCGGTACCATCGCAAAACTTAGCGAACTCAACCAGCAGGAAAATGAACTTCGCGGCAAACTCCAAAATCTTAACAATTCATTGGCCGATATCAGACGTTCAACAGGCGAGACACAGCTTGAAGGAACAGGGGAAGGGAATTTTCGCCATACTATTACGCAAAAACTGGCTAGTCTCGAAGTTGAGAAAGTAAAACTTGAAGCTGATATCGAACAAATTCGTACAAGCGTTGCAAGTTATGAAGAGAGAAAGGTTACTGATGAAATAGTGCAGCGAGACACTGAAAACGATTCGGTTGTCATAGGACTTATTCAGAGAATTTCAAATTTGGAAGCAGAACTTGCAAGAAAATCTACCACTCTTGGTGAAAATCACAGAGAAGTTCAGCAAATACGGGAGCTTTTACGGCAGACAATTGCTGAAAAAGAAACACGGGCTAACATAAAGGCTCAGCAAATTCGTGACTCTGATGTTACCACTGTCAGAGATCAGTTTGTGATGATTACCAATCGTCTTGCAAAACTTGAAGAATTACGGGCAAAGACGGAAAATGACCAGAGGGACCTTGATAATACGAGAGCCGAATACGATCGGATTCTTTCGGACAGAGAAGAAACAAAGAACAAACTTTTTGCAACTCAGGAACAGATAAGTAAATACAATCTCATAAAACGGGATGCCGACACTGCAAAGGTTAGGCCTATGGGTCTTGCGCCGGCACCGCTGGAGAGAAGCTCGCCATTACTTATTATATATACACCGGCCGGTACTTTTCTTGGATTCCTGCTCGGTTTAGGCTTTGCGTTTCTGACAGAGTTCCTTAATGAACTGCTTCGCACGCCGAAGGATGTGATGAAGTATGTCACCGTTCCGCTGCTTGGAATGGTTACGCACAAAGACCTCGATTCGAATACGAGAAAAGCCGATATGTGGACAATTGTCAGACAATTGCCATTCTCGATGATGAGTGAGTGTTACAGACAGTTCAGAACAAATCTGAAGGTTTCTGTAAATGCCGAAAGTCAACGGGTTATTCTAGTTACAAGTGGAAATGCCGAGGAAGGCAGGACGACTGTTGCGGTAAATCTGGCGGCAACATTTGCAGCGGAAAGCAATAAGGTACTTTTAATTGACGCGAATTTCCGCAGGCCGGCTTTAGGTAAGATATTCCCGGCTATCGATGAACAGGATGGAGGAACACAGAAACAGGACAATGGCCTGAGCAGTTATCTTATCGGCAAATCAGGTATTGAGGAAATTATCAGACCGACAGGACTGTCTGACACAGATGTTATTGACAGCGGCGCTCTGCCGAAAAATCCCGCAGAAATGCTCGGTGGCAAGCGAATGCATGAACTTCTCGAATTTGCAAAACAGCACTATGACCGTGTAATTATAGATGGTCCTCCGACACTTGTGAGCGACGCAAAATCGCTCGCTACCCAGGCGGACGGTACCGTTCTGGTATTTAATACAGCAATCACCAAACGCGGCACTGCACAGCGTATTGTACGGGAACTTAAGGAAATTAATACGAATATTCTCGGTGCAGTACTTGTCGGCGTAAGAGTTCTCAAGGGCGGTTATTTCGGAGAAATGATTGAGTCCTATCGAGAATACCGGGATGCTAATGCAGAACAACTTGCAGGACAGATTTCTTAG